A region from the Nostoc sp. HK-01 genome encodes:
- the dapF_1 gene encoding diaminopimelate epimerase, translating to MAIEFTKYHGLGNDFILIDNRASASPLLTPEKAIEWCDRHFGIGADGVIFALPGKNGTDYTMRIFNSDGSEPEMCGNGIRCLAAFLADLEGISRTQDKYHIHTLAGTITPQLTPDGQIKVDMGLPRLLAGEIPTTLGAADAKVINQPLEVAGQTWEVTCVSMGNPHCITFVEDVAAIPLETIGPKFEHHPVFPQRTNTEFIQVVSRDYLKMRVWERGAGITLACGTGACASLVAGVLTGKCDRLATVELPGGCLEIEWSEIDQRIYMTGPADRVFKGTA from the coding sequence ATGGCAATCGAATTTACTAAGTATCACGGTCTAGGAAACGACTTTATTTTAATTGACAATCGCGCGTCAGCCTCACCATTACTAACACCAGAGAAAGCAATTGAGTGGTGCGATCGCCATTTTGGTATTGGTGCAGATGGTGTGATTTTTGCTTTACCCGGAAAAAACGGTACTGACTACACTATGCGGATTTTTAATTCCGATGGTTCAGAACCGGAAATGTGTGGTAATGGTATTCGCTGTTTAGCCGCATTTCTTGCCGATTTAGAAGGTATATCCCGCACTCAAGATAAATATCATATTCATACCTTGGCGGGTACAATTACACCCCAGCTAACACCGGATGGTCAAATCAAGGTGGATATGGGTTTACCTCGGCTACTCGCTGGCGAAATCCCGACTACCTTGGGTGCAGCTGATGCCAAAGTGATTAATCAACCTCTAGAAGTAGCAGGCCAAACTTGGGAAGTCACTTGTGTGAGTATGGGTAATCCCCACTGTATCACTTTTGTTGAAGATGTCGCCGCGATTCCCTTAGAAACCATCGGCCCGAAATTTGAACATCATCCAGTGTTTCCCCAAAGAACCAACACCGAATTTATTCAAGTAGTAAGTCGTGACTACCTGAAAATGCGGGTATGGGAAAGAGGCGCAGGAATTACATTAGCTTGTGGTACAGGTGCTTGTGCATCTTTAGTGGCTGGCGTGTTAACTGGAAAATGCGATCGCTTGGCTACTGTAGAATTACCAGGAGGTTGCTTAGAAATTGAATGGTCAGAAATAGACCAACGAATTTATATGACTGGCCCTGCTGATCGAGTGTTTAAAGGTACTGCTTGA
- a CDS encoding RNA-binding S1 domain-containing protein translates to MLNIPQLLATELDLKPYQVQNALELLAEGATVPFIARYRKERTGEMNEVQLRDLFDKYNYLTEIEARKSVILNAIAEQGKLTDELKTQIISCQQKTELEDLYLPYRPKRRTRATVAKEKGLEPLAEFIKSLNIKNGIAASLEAEASKYISQEKGVKTADEALKGAADILAEAIAEKAELRAYLRDYLLEAGVFVSQIKDDYSEGTTKFEMYRNYQIKVKNIAPHNMLALCRGEAEGVLNFDINFDEDYVLGYLESQVIHTKVRAIRDFYQLMLKDAFNRLMKTSLTGEVISTKKVYADIESIKTFETNLRELLLSAPAGMKPTLAIDPGFRTGCKVAVLDETGKFLEYQAVFPHQAAEQRTKAAQTIKNLLEKYQIELIAIGNGTASRETDEFVAQVLQTLDRKPIKVMVNESGASIYSASKVALEEFPDLDVTVRGAISIGRRLQDPLAELVKIDPKSIGVGQYQHDVDQKLLKKKLDDTVESCVNFVGVDLNTASKELLTFVSGITAAVANNIVTYRNQNGAFKNRRQLLKVPKLGPKAFEQAAGFLRIRNGEHPLDNTAVHPESYSVVEAIASDLKVPLNQVIQVAEKLKKVDIRKYTTDNIGEPTLRDILSELEKPGRDPRAEFKYATFQEGIKEIKDLQIGMELEGIVTNVANFGAFVDIGVHQDGLVHISQLADRFVEDPKLIVKVGQVVKVRVLEVNEKLKRISLSMKAAKQF, encoded by the coding sequence ATGCTAAACATTCCTCAACTATTAGCAACTGAACTAGACCTTAAACCTTATCAGGTGCAGAACGCGCTGGAACTTTTGGCTGAGGGTGCGACAGTCCCTTTTATTGCACGTTACCGCAAAGAGCGCACTGGAGAAATGAATGAAGTGCAATTGCGAGATTTGTTTGATAAGTATAATTACTTAACAGAAATAGAAGCCAGAAAATCAGTAATTTTAAATGCGATCGCCGAACAAGGTAAACTCACTGATGAGTTGAAAACGCAAATTATCTCTTGTCAACAAAAAACAGAACTTGAGGATTTATACTTACCATATCGACCAAAGCGCCGTACTCGTGCCACAGTTGCAAAAGAAAAAGGATTAGAACCTCTGGCAGAGTTTATTAAATCGCTGAATATTAAAAATGGTATAGCTGCATCTTTAGAAGCAGAAGCCAGCAAGTATATTTCTCAAGAGAAAGGCGTAAAAACAGCAGATGAAGCGCTCAAAGGTGCAGCAGATATTCTCGCAGAAGCAATAGCAGAAAAAGCAGAACTCCGTGCTTATTTGCGTGACTACCTCTTAGAAGCAGGAGTTTTTGTTTCTCAGATTAAAGATGATTATTCTGAAGGTACAACCAAATTTGAAATGTATCGGAATTATCAAATCAAAGTCAAAAATATTGCTCCCCACAATATGTTGGCATTGTGTCGTGGTGAAGCTGAGGGAGTATTAAACTTTGATATTAACTTTGATGAAGATTATGTGCTTGGTTATCTCGAATCTCAGGTAATTCACACAAAAGTTCGTGCAATTCGGGATTTCTACCAGCTGATGCTGAAAGATGCTTTCAACCGTCTGATGAAAACCTCTCTCACTGGAGAAGTAATTTCTACCAAAAAAGTTTATGCAGATATAGAATCAATCAAAACATTTGAAACTAATCTGCGCGAGTTATTGTTGTCTGCACCAGCGGGAATGAAACCCACTTTGGCAATTGATCCGGGATTTAGAACTGGATGTAAAGTAGCTGTTTTAGATGAAACAGGCAAATTTCTCGAATATCAAGCTGTTTTTCCCCACCAAGCAGCAGAACAACGCACTAAAGCTGCACAAACGATTAAAAATTTGCTTGAAAAATATCAAATCGAGCTAATTGCTATTGGTAACGGAACAGCTTCGCGAGAAACTGATGAATTTGTAGCGCAAGTATTACAAACTCTCGACCGTAAACCAATTAAGGTGATGGTGAATGAATCTGGTGCATCCATATATTCTGCTAGTAAAGTAGCTTTAGAAGAGTTTCCTGATTTAGATGTGACAGTGCGGGGTGCGATTAGTATCGGTCGCCGTTTACAAGACCCTTTAGCGGAATTAGTCAAAATTGATCCCAAATCGATTGGCGTGGGACAATATCAGCACGATGTTGATCAAAAATTGTTGAAAAAGAAGCTGGATGACACTGTAGAAAGCTGCGTCAACTTTGTGGGTGTAGATTTAAATACGGCTTCTAAAGAACTTTTAACTTTTGTGTCAGGCATTACAGCCGCAGTGGCTAATAATATTGTCACCTACCGCAATCAAAATGGAGCGTTTAAAAATCGCCGTCAACTTTTGAAAGTACCGAAATTAGGGCCGAAAGCCTTTGAACAAGCAGCGGGATTTTTGCGGATTCGTAATGGTGAGCATCCTTTAGACAATACTGCTGTGCATCCTGAAAGTTACTCAGTTGTAGAGGCGATCGCATCTGACCTAAAAGTACCATTAAATCAAGTGATCCAAGTTGCGGAAAAACTCAAAAAAGTCGATATCAGAAAATATACCACCGATAATATTGGTGAACCGACATTACGAGACATCCTCAGCGAACTGGAAAAACCCGGTCGAGACCCCCGCGCCGAATTTAAGTATGCCACCTTTCAAGAAGGCATCAAAGAAATTAAAGATTTACAAATTGGGATGGAATTAGAAGGAATTGTGACCAATGTTGCCAATTTTGGCGCATTTGTGGATATCGGTGTACATCAAGATGGTTTGGTGCATATTTCCCAACTCGCCGATAGATTTGTCGAAGACCCTAAACTCATAGTTAAGGTGGGACAAGTTGTCAAAGTGAGAGTCTTGGAAGTGAACGAGAAATTAAAACGGATTAGTTTGTCTATGAAAGCAGCCAAGCAATTTTAG
- a CDS encoding IS1 transposase, whose protein sequence is MQCPYCESTEIRKNGKRRGKQNHICTNCDRQFIDVYDPPKGYSEELKQECLKMYLNGMGFRGIERVKGVHHTTIISWVKQRGEKLPDVPQEDAVPEVGELDELETFIGSKKTKSGCGQQ, encoded by the coding sequence GTGCAATGTCCATACTGTGAGTCTACGGAAATTAGAAAGAATGGAAAACGGAGAGGTAAACAAAATCACATCTGTACTAACTGCGATCGCCAATTTATTGATGTGTACGATCCGCCAAAAGGATACTCAGAGGAACTTAAACAAGAATGTTTAAAAATGTATCTTAATGGGATGGGTTTTCGTGGGATTGAACGTGTTAAAGGTGTACATCATACTACTATAATCTCTTGGGTAAAACAAAGAGGAGAAAAGCTGCCAGACGTACCCCAAGAAGATGCTGTACCAGAAGTTGGAGAACTAGATGAATTAGAGACATTCATAGGTTCAAAAAAAACAAAATCTGGTTGTGGACAGCAGTAA
- a CDS encoding IS1 transposase — MWTAVNHFTQGILAWVLGDHSAETFEPLWEIVKQWESYFYVTDGWKVYPSFIPDGDQIVSKTYMTRVENENTRLRHYLARLHRKTLCYSKSEQMLRHSIKLLLHYLKYQIVPI, encoded by the coding sequence TTGTGGACAGCAGTAAATCACTTTACTCAAGGTATTTTAGCCTGGGTCTTAGGAGACCATAGTGCGGAAACATTCGAGCCATTATGGGAAATTGTGAAACAGTGGGAAAGCTATTTTTATGTGACCGATGGCTGGAAAGTTTACCCCAGTTTTATACCAGATGGAGACCAAATTGTGAGTAAAACATATATGACGCGAGTAGAAAATGAAAATACCCGATTACGTCATTATCTTGCACGCCTTCACAGAAAAACTTTATGCTATTCCAAATCAGAACAAATGCTGAGACACTCAATTAAATTATTACTTCATTATTTGAAGTATCAAATTGTACCTATATAA
- a CDS encoding glycosyltransferase, whose product MKLNEWINNKFVPSISIPIESENEPLVKSQKSIKLSVITQFFPPDYAATGQLIEELVKQLGQQGVNVEVFTSQPGYAFQSQTAPAVEWVERIRIQRSRTAQLWSGRIRGKAVNGVLYTLRALLYLFRAWRRNNILLVTTAPPFLPVIGYLAYLLFRLPYVCILYDLYPDIAIALGVVSKNSWIVRLWNEINKQVWLKSQGIVVLSPAMKQKILAHCPEVADKIAVIHSWANPEAIVPIPKKENWFAHEYNLVNKFTVLYSGNMGRCHDIETMLEAAKQLQDEPIQFVCIGGGAKREELIKEVNRLGLENFTFLPYQDKQILPYSLTACDLSLVSVDSITEGLVVPSKLYSALAAGRPIAVICSQSSYLREMVAEANCGSTFENGDSQGLAQFIRFLSRDLQVGERMGKAGRQYLRSHFTPKVISQQYLRVLQRAISSNEVMPKSQHNIK is encoded by the coding sequence ATGAAACTAAATGAATGGATTAACAACAAATTCGTCCCTTCTATTTCTATCCCCATAGAATCTGAAAACGAACCACTTGTAAAAAGCCAGAAATCTATCAAATTGTCTGTAATTACTCAGTTCTTCCCCCCTGATTATGCTGCTACAGGACAGTTGATTGAAGAACTCGTAAAACAGCTAGGGCAGCAAGGTGTAAATGTTGAGGTATTTACAAGCCAACCTGGTTATGCGTTTCAATCTCAGACAGCTCCCGCAGTTGAATGGGTTGAACGGATAAGAATTCAACGCTCACGGACTGCACAACTTTGGTCTGGTAGGATTCGTGGTAAAGCCGTTAATGGTGTTCTATATACTTTACGTGCATTACTGTATCTGTTCAGAGCTTGGCGGCGCAACAACATATTATTAGTAACCACAGCCCCACCATTTTTACCAGTTATTGGATATTTAGCTTATTTATTATTTCGACTACCTTATGTCTGCATACTTTATGACCTATATCCAGATATTGCGATCGCACTGGGAGTAGTTTCTAAAAATAGTTGGATAGTGCGTTTGTGGAATGAAATTAACAAACAAGTTTGGTTAAAATCTCAGGGAATTGTGGTACTTAGCCCCGCAATGAAGCAAAAAATATTAGCACATTGCCCAGAAGTAGCTGATAAAATTGCAGTAATACATAGTTGGGCTAACCCGGAAGCAATTGTGCCAATTCCGAAGAAAGAAAACTGGTTTGCCCACGAATACAATCTAGTTAATAAATTCACTGTACTGTATTCTGGCAATATGGGTCGCTGCCATGATATAGAAACTATGTTGGAGGCTGCAAAACAATTGCAAGATGAACCCATTCAGTTTGTCTGCATTGGTGGTGGTGCTAAACGTGAAGAATTAATCAAAGAGGTAAATCGTTTAGGACTAGAAAATTTTACCTTCCTACCTTATCAAGATAAACAAATACTTCCTTATTCTTTAACAGCCTGTGATTTATCACTAGTGAGTGTGGATTCAATTACAGAGGGTTTAGTTGTACCTAGCAAACTTTACTCAGCTTTAGCAGCAGGTAGACCAATTGCTGTAATTTGCTCCCAGTCCTCGTACCTTAGAGAAATGGTGGCAGAAGCTAACTGTGGAAGTACATTTGAGAATGGAGATAGTCAAGGGTTAGCGCAATTTATCCGTTTCCTCAGCCGTGACCTCCAAGTAGGGGAACGTATGGGCAAAGCAGGTCGTCAGTATTTGCGATCGCACTTCACACCAAAAGTCATATCTCAACAATACTTACGTGTTCTGCAACGGGCAATATCATCTAATGAGGTCATGCCTAAATCTCAACACAATATAAAGTAA